The Sphingobium sp. TKS genomic interval TCGAAGCAATAATGGGCGTCGGCGATCACATGGCTGGCGTAGCCGCCATCTCGCGTGGCGCCGGTGAAGAGGGGTGCGTCGCAGAGATTTTCCTTTCCCGCGCGGCAATAGGGGCATCGGCCGCATGTATGCCCCAGCCACGGGACACCCACCCGCTGGCCCACAGCGAAACCCGCCGCCCCGTCCCCGATCGCCGCGATGCGGCCGACGATCTCATGGCCCGGTATGACAGGGTAGTGCGCGGGGATTTCGCCATCGAGCACGTGCAGATCGGTGCGGCAGACGCCGCAGGCCGAAACCTCGATCAGCAATTCGCCGGCACTCGGCCTGGGCACAGCGCGCTCGATCCAAGCCAGGGGTTGCCGGGGGGTGCTGATCTGCATCGCAACCATTCCGCTCATGCGCGGGGTTCCTTCCGTCCGACAAGGGCTGTCAGTCTATTCGATGGCGCCGGCGGGCGATGTTCGTGAATCTACGCATAGGATGCGGCCCATGATGATCCGATAATTTGCGATCACTGAGCGACCCCAGCAGGAGCGCGCTGGCATGAAAGCTTTGATCTACGATGGGCCGGGCCAAAAGCATCTCGGGCAGCGGGAAGCGCCCAGGATCGTGGACGTTGGCGACGCGATCGTCCGCGTGACGCACACGACGATCTGCGGCACCGATCTTCATATCCTCAAAGGCGATGTGCCAAGCTGTTCGCCCGACCGCATCCTCGGGCATGAGGGTGTGGGCGTGGTGGAGACGGTGGGCGCCGCGGTGGCCAACTTCACCCCGGGCGACCATGTCCTGATTTCCTGCATTACAGCCTGCGGCCGCTGCGACTATTGCCGCCGGGGAATTTACTCCCACTGCACGAGCGGCGGCTGGATCTTGGGCAACGCCATTGATGGAACGCAGGCCGAATATGTCCGGATACCCCATGCCGATACCAGTCTCTATCCGATCCCTTCAGAGGCGGACGAAGAAGCATTGGTAATGTTGAGCGACATCCTGCCGACCGGGTTTGAGTGCGGCGTGCTCAACGGCCGGGTCGCGCCGGGCAGCAGCATCGCGATCGTGGGCGCGGGACCGATCGGCCTTGCCGCCTTGCTGACGGCCCAATTCTATTCGCCGGCCCAGATCATCATGATCGACATCGACGCGAACCGGCTCGAAGTGGCTGAACAGTTCGGGGCGACCCGCACGATCGACAGCCGGACGGACGATGCGGTGGCCCTGGTCAAAGCGCTGACCGGAGGGCAGGGCGTCGATACAGCGATCGAAGCGGTGGGCGTTCCAGCCACTTTCGAGCTGTGCCAGGATCTGGTTGCACCCGGCGGGGTCATCGCCAATATCGGCGTGCACGGGACAAAGGTGGATCTGCACCTTGAACGACTTTGGTCGCACAATATCACCATCACCACCCGGCTGGTGGACACAGCGACCACGCCCATGCTGCTCAAGACGGTTTCGAGCGGGAAGATCGATGCGCAAAAGCTCGTCACCCACCGGTTCACGCTCGATGCGGTCATCGAGGCTTATGATGTGTTCGGGCGGGCGGCCGAGACGCAGGCGCTCAAGGTTCTGATCACGCCCTGAACGGTTTTGCGCTCATCCCAAGGCCACGCGCTTGAGTCCCTCGGCCGACAGCAGATATGCGGCCACCAGCGCTGCCGTGACGGCCAGGATCGAAGGGGTCGGAGCAGAAAGGCCCAATGTGGTGGCGATCGGCAGGAAGGGGAGGGCGGCCGCAGCCGATAGGCAAAGGCCTGCGCTCGCCACCAGAAGGCGGTGGGGATGCTGCCGCCACATCGGGGCCGATGTGCGGATGACAAAGACCACCAGTATCTGCGTTGCCATCGACTCGATGAACCAGGCGGTGCGAAAGGTCGGGACATCGACGTGGAAGACAGCGATGAGCGCGGCGAAGGTTGCGATGTCGAACAGCGACGAGAGGGGCCCCATGATGAGGGTGAAGCGGACAAGCCCGCGCATGTCCCAGCCGCGGGGCGATGCAAGATCGCCGCTCTCGGCGCTGTCGAAGGGAATGCCGGTCTGCGACAGATCGTAGAGCATGTTGTTGAGCAGGATCTGCACGGGGGTCAGCGGCAGAAAAGGGAGGAACAGCGAGGCCAGCGCCATCGTCAGCATATTGCCGAAATTCGAGCTGGTCCCCATGCGGATATATTTGAGGATGTTGGCATAGGTGCGGCGTCCTTCCGCGACGCCATCTGCCAGCACCGCAATGTCGGGCGCGAGCAGG includes:
- a CDS encoding zinc-dependent alcohol dehydrogenase family protein, giving the protein MKALIYDGPGQKHLGQREAPRIVDVGDAIVRVTHTTICGTDLHILKGDVPSCSPDRILGHEGVGVVETVGAAVANFTPGDHVLISCITACGRCDYCRRGIYSHCTSGGWILGNAIDGTQAEYVRIPHADTSLYPIPSEADEEALVMLSDILPTGFECGVLNGRVAPGSSIAIVGAGPIGLAALLTAQFYSPAQIIMIDIDANRLEVAEQFGATRTIDSRTDDAVALVKALTGGQGVDTAIEAVGVPATFELCQDLVAPGGVIANIGVHGTKVDLHLERLWSHNITITTRLVDTATTPMLLKTVSSGKIDAQKLVTHRFTLDAVIEAYDVFGRAAETQALKVLITP